The genome window TACCTCAAAGCGTAACCGTTACGCAGTGAACAAAACTCTTTAATCCCCACCCACTTGAAATcgttataaatatgtaatttcgTCTATCTTTATGGAGATTGTAAATAATCATTGGACACATGAAAGTAGTATAAAAGGCGAACCATACTCAACCTAAATTAGTTTCCCATAGTTCTTCAGTGGGTATTAAGCTAAATCACAATAAAAGTAGTCATTCTAATTCTGGTCCTCGTGGCAGTTGTCCATGCAACTAGTCTGAAAGACATTCTAAAGGCTGAGTTTAACGCCTTCAAATTGAAGCACCACAAAACCTACAAGGATGCTAGTGAGGAGTTGAAGCGCCTGCAGAACTTCGTAGAAAATAAGAAACTGATCGATAGTCACAACAAGCGATATGCTGCTGGGGAAGTCTCCTACGAGATGGGCATCAATCAATTCTCTGACTTGAACTCCAAGGAATTCCAGGAGACAGTGCTGTCAAGCATCAATGCCAATGACTTAACAATTGGTATCACTCAAATATACACTCCATCACCAAGTGTTCAAATACCCGGAAGCATAGATTGGCGTGAGAAGGGAGCAGTTACAAGAGTTAAGGATCAAGGCGGATGTGGATCTTGCTGGGCTTTTTCTGCCATTGGCACACTAGAGGGCCAAAACTTTATCAAGAACCGACAGCTTATCTCGCTATCTGAACAGAATCTAATCGATTGCTCCAAGGAGAATGGCGGATGTGATGGCGGCTGGCCAGAAACTGCATTAAACTTTATCAAGGACAATGGTGGTGTTGACACTGAGGACTCATATCCCTATGAAGAGAGGGATGGCGAATGTCGTTTCAATGCAGAGAACATTGGCGCAAAGGTCACTGGCACTGTCGGTGTGGCCAGTGGAGATGAGTCTGCGCTGGCAGCAGCCGTTGCAGAGAAGGGTCCCATTTCAGTGGCCGTTGATGCTTCACAATTTCAGAACTATCAAGGAGGTGTCTTCGATGAACCTTCGTGCCAGGACGATGTAAACCACGGCGTTGTCGTCGTTGGCTATGGTCGTGATGACATTGGCGGCGACTATTGGCTGGTAAAGAACTCCTGGTCAGAGTCCTGGGGTGAAAATGGATACATTCGCATAGCGCGCAATAAGAATAATCAGTGCAAGATTGCGGACCATGGCGTCTATCCGTTGGTCTAAAGGACGTTTTTCTTAATTATCTTTAAATccaataatatttattcttttacaaaatgttaattatttcaataaatatctTGAATTGGTTAAAAATTTCAACTGTTTTACTACGACGAAATCTAAGGCAATATTAATTACTACGTGTATATCATatgtataaatgaaatatcaaCTCTATCTCTAATAATCTGAGATCCAGTTGTTAAATAGCCGGATATGGCTATGATGTTGACACTgatcatatatatatgcatatatttaatagaacCGGGCATGCGTCCTTGTTCCTTTGGGTTTGTTTGTGTATCAAATGTTTGTTAACCGAGGAATTTCTATAGACATCAAGGTATGATATATTGAGCGAAAATTGGGCAAAGTTTTCACtgattttctttaatttgagCATGAACCCAATAGACAAGCTTCTGCTAGTAATGTACGCAATCGTAAATATTGCTTAATGTAAGTACGTACAATTCAAGCCACTcgctaaatatttaataaaaaaaaaattattaatacttacatatatgtatgaacaTATATACAATCACATACGGCGAACCgctactttttaaataattagtatattactgcatttaaattaagcaAGGTTTGAATGATGCATACCACGATTAccacaaacaatttttttagcttaaattaatgtaaaagAACTATGAGTCAATGAAAAGATTATTGCCTACGTGAAAGATTTACTATTCTATCTATGatatactaatataatatcatatagtttaaatttgattcatattcaatagttaaataaataaatatatatttacgaCCTCAACACAATTTCAAACAATTCAACACAAATGAGtcattaaatgaaatcattaaattttcgTTTCGTTATTTCTgcaattcttttctttttgcttggCACTATGGCACATTTTACATGACACATGTTGCAAGCTCCCATTATTATGCGTGATGACGATTGCAGATTCGATGAGAACGACGTCGGAGAAAAAAAGCTTAAGAAAGTGGAAATGAAGCCGCATTGACATCCGCTGTTGCCGATAAGGTGTGTGTCGACGCATATTcttccattattattattattatgtaggTGGTGCTTCCAATGAACCGTCGTGCTCTTAAGACCATGCTGTAGTTATCATTGGCAATGGTACCGATCCAGCTGGAGGAGGTTATTAGTTGGTGAGGAACTCTTGGGTGAGGAATCGCAATTGTGACAATCATtttacattatatttatatagccactatataaataaataaacttttttcaaATCTCCAGTTCTCACTTTATTGTAATATGACCTTAAAGCTTGGACTCTCAAAATGTTATCAACTTTTCGAGAATATTTACAGAGTTTCACTCTTCTAAAGCTTCGAGCGCCTGTAAACTCAGTCACTCAGGCAGTTAATTAAAGGACaagaaaaatttcattcaaatcTTCTCGCTAagaagaatttcaaataaGAATAGTAAATAAACGGATCGTTAGggttaaaatgttttttagaCTCAATGACTTCTATagacatatgtacatattttcaacttgatttattttgtttttcttttgccttatTCGGTCAATGTTTAACATTTTCTGCAATGTTATTTGTTACAAGTATAGCATGTTATTTAACTCAGTTAAGACTGACCTATTTAAgcctataaataaaaatagcttAAGTGAGCTAACATTCTATCAACTATCTATTCGAacaccaaattattatacaacaCCGACGCATTACAGTGTTGGAATGTTCTTTGTCTGTTTATTACTTAATAGACATAGTTACGCTTTCGGCAAAAGCTATATTAAACCCTGTCCACTTGAAACAGTTATAAAGATTTAATTCCGCTTATCTATAGTATAGCTTGTAAATCGTTGGACCCATTAAAGACGTATAAAAGGCGCAACATCGTCAATCAATTCAGTTTCTCACAGTTTCACAGTGAGTATTAAGCTAAATCGCAATGAAAGCAGTCATTCTAGTTCTAGTCCTAGTGGCAGTTGCTCAAGCAACTAGTCTCAAGGACATTCTTAAGGCTGAGTTTAATGCCTTCAAATTGAGGCACCACAAAATCTACAAGGATGCTACTGAGGAGTTGAAGCGCCTTCAGATATTCATGGAAAACAAGAAACTGATTGACAGGCACAACAAACGATATGAGGCAGGAAAGGAGTCTTACGAGATGGGTGTGAATAAATTCTCTGATATGAGTCCCGAGGAATTCAAAACTCTTGTGCTTACAAACCTCAATCCTGCTGACGCCCAGGAAGGCATCGATTATATTTACAATCCTTCTGCCAAGACTAGTCTCCCGAGTAGCGTTGATTGGCGTCTTTCAGGCGCTGTTAATCCAGTTAAAATCAAGGCTCCTGTGGTTCCTGTTGGGCTTTCTCTGCCGTCGGTTCACTAGAAAGTCATCACTTTATAAACTTAAACCAGAGAGTATCCCTGTCCGAGCAAAATTTGGTGGACTGCACAAGAGGTTATCCCTATTACAACCAAGGCTGTGGAGGTGGCTGGCCGATTGAAGCATTGAATTATGTTAGGGACAATGGTGGTATAAATACTGAAAGCTCTTACCCATATGAAGGAGAAGACAAATCTTGCCGttacaataagaacaacattGGATCAAAAATCTCTGCTGTTATACAAATTGCTAGCGGAGATGAAGCCGCATTGGCATCCGCCGTCGCCAAGAAGGGACCCATCTCGGTGTGCGTCGACGCCTCCTTGTTCCAGTATTACCAAAGTGGCGTCTTCAATGAACCGTCGTGCTCCCAATCTACAAAtcattgtattgttgttgatggctACGGCACCGATTCAGTTGGAGGAGATTATTGGCTGGCGAGGAACTCTTGGGGCGAGAATTGGGGAGAAATCGGATACATTCGCATGGCTCGCAATCGTAGCAATCAATGTGCTATTGCCAGTTATGCAATTTAtcctttaatttaataaatatctttgtatttttataatttatattattttattgcaaataaatatttgtttatccCATTTACAATCTTTAACGTTGttagaaatattttcataggggtaaaataattaaatattaaggAAATTTTATAGTTATACCCAATAAAAAATAGTCACACGCATGTTATACAATTTCACAATCGCAATTATAAATTCACTCATTCAGCAAAATTAGATCATTAAATTTTGCTGCAAGCTCCCACTAATAATACCTAATACCTGGCACTCCACCGAACTAGCAACAGTTTAAGTTGAGTAACTTTAACAGCAGAAATTTGCATCTTGAATACATTCTGACAAGGATCACTTACGATGATGTACTTAAGGCAGAATTTAATCTCTTTAAAGCGCATTAGAAAAGCTGCGATGGCAAATACTATGAACAGCTGGTTCTGCAGATCTTTAAGGACAATCTAATCTAAGCTAATCGTCAGGCACAACAAGCACTATATAGCAGAAGAGAAGACTTTGACTCCCGACGAATCAATCACTCACAAGAAGGTATTGACTGTATTTACAATTCTTCTACCAAGGATAACCTTCCTGCTAACCAAGTTAAAATCAAGAACAATGTGGATCCTTAGAAAGCCAGTACTTTATAAAGAAAGGGCGGAGAGTATTCCTGTCTGAGCCTCCTTAAACCtccaaaattttcattaattttttgaaacggtcaattaatttaatttgttaatttcattaaattaaattttttattatttatttatcaatcaCTCATATGACTTTTCTGATTAATTTGCTTTCAGTTGGCACAAATTGTGTgtgattcaatattttataattgcgcatttaacaaatttcctagaaataattttcaatagcGTGTTCATAGAAATTTCTATTGACATGATTTAAAATGGTTGTTAAGTCGGTTAACACTGACTTATTTAATGCTATAAACAAGCAAGAACTACTTTTAATAAAGTAGTAGTATACTATAAGattttataaatgttattaTATGATACAATTCGCTTAGTCCTCAAAATTAGCGAttgatgattttaaaatttccattGGTAAGATCAATCGAATACAATATAACATTCAAAGcctatttataaaaatttaattttatatatagtcaGGACGACCATTGAAATCAATTGATGAATTCTATGATTGAAAATCGTCAATTATTATCATACCACCTTATTAACCTTATCGGAATAGCAAAAGCATCTATGAAAACTGATATTTTAATGACAACTTTGATTTCAAATCTTGATCAGTGCAATAActtagcaatttcatttaacgTATTATATCAGTTCactatcataaaaataaaaatcgaataaggTATAGGAAAGAcgcaatatattatattactgTGCACgcctttaaaataaattataactaagaaatataacattttGGTTTCGTTATTTTCGCAGTTCTTTGTTCTTTCTTCGATTGCGTTAGCAATCTTGTTATATAATGCCTAACACACCAACGAACTGGCATCAGTTTAATTGGGTAACTTCAACATGAAGgcagcaatttgcattttgctctTCGTCTTCGTGGGATACATTCAGGCAAGGATCACTTACGATGACGTTCTTGACGTGGAATTTGAACTCTTCAAAGTGGAGAATGAGAAAAGCTACGATGGCGTATACGAAGAACAACTGCGTCTGCAGATCTTTAAAGACAACAAGAAACTGATCGATAGACAGAACAAGCGCTATGCAGCTGGGGAGAAGACTTACATGATGGGTGTAAATAAATTCACAGATTTGACTCAAGAGGAATTCAAAAGACTTTTGCCTCAAACATAATAgtcaacataataataatagtgaaCATAATAGTCAAGC of Drosophila nasuta strain 15112-1781.00 chromosome 3, ASM2355853v1, whole genome shotgun sequence contains these proteins:
- the LOC132789699 gene encoding procathepsin L-like produces the protein MGINQFSDLNSKEFQETVLSSINANDLTIGITQIYTPSPSVQIPGSIDWREKGAVTRVKDQGGCGSCWAFSAIGTLEGQNFIKNRQLISLSEQNLIDCSKENGGCDGGWPETALNFIKDNGGVDTEDSYPYEERDGECRFNAENIGAKVTGTVGVASGDESALAAAVAEKGPISVAVDASQFQNYQGGVFDEPSCQDDVNHGVVVVGYGRDDIGGDYWLVKNSWSESWGENGYIRIARNKNNQCKIADHGVYPLV